A single region of the Brassica rapa cultivar Chiifu-401-42 chromosome A03, CAAS_Brap_v3.01, whole genome shotgun sequence genome encodes:
- the LOC103857508 gene encoding squamosa promoter-binding-like protein 3, translating to MSARRSNAEGKRSLIEMSEEEEQEEDDDDTFVEEDGEEEEEEASEKKQKGKATSSSGVCCQVERCTADMSRAKQYHKRHKVCEFHAKAPVVRISGGYQRFCQQCSRFHELREFDEAKRSCRRRLAGHNERRRKSTNE from the exons ATGAGTGCGAGAAGAAGCAACGCAGAAGGGAAGAGGAGTTTAATAGAAATGAGTGAGGAAGAGgagcaagaagaagatgatgatgatacttTTGTTGAAGAagacggagaagaagaagaagaggaggctTCAGAgaagaagcagaaaggcaaaGCTACAAGTAGTAGTGGAGTTTGTTGTCAGGTGGAGAGATGTACTGCGGATATGAGCAGAGCCAAACAGTACCACAAACGACACAAAGTCTGTGAGTTTCATGCCAAAGCTCCTGTTGTTCGGATCTCTGGTGGTTACCAACGTTTCTGCCAACAATGTAGCAG GTTTCACGAGCTCCGTGAGTTTGATGAAGCCAAGCGGAGTTGCAGGAGACGCTTAGCTGGACACAATGAGAGAAGGAGAAAAAGCACAAATGAATAA